CGAACCGTCGCGTGGGGCGCCTGGTTCGGCGTCATCGTGGGCGCCCTGATTGCGGCGCTCTCGGGTGTGCTCGGCATCGTGTTCACGGGCGACCTCACGGTCGCGACCCTGGTGCAGCCGGCATTGATCGTGCTCGCGGTCGCCCAACCGATCGCGGGCGTGGTGTTCGTGCTCGACGGCGTGCTCATGGGCGCGAACGACGCCCGCTACCTCGCGATCGCGGGCGGCCTGAACCTGGTGCCGTTCCTGCCCGCGCTGTGGATCATCGCGGCCGTGGGGGTCGACGGCAGCGCCGGACTCATCTGGCTCTCGCTCGCATTCTTCGGCGTGTACCTGCTCGCGCGTCTCGCGACGCTCGGGTGGCGGGTGCGTTCAGGCCGCTGGCTGTCTGCAGCCGCCTGACGCCGCCGCCGGACTGACTCAAGGCCACACGCTCATCGGGCGAAGCGGCGGCACCATTCATACATGATCACGGCGGCTGCGGCGCTGGCGTTGATCGAGCGCGTCGAGCCGTACTGCGTGATCTCGACGTGACCGGATGCCGCGGCGAGCGCTTCCGCTGAGAGTCCTGGCCCCTCCTGACCGAACAGCAGCACGCAGCGTTCGGGGAGGTCCGCATGGTCGACCGGAACAGAGCCCTCGACGTTGTCGACCGCGATGATCGGGATGCCCTCGCTCGCCGCCCAGGCTGCGAAGGTCTCGACGTCGTCATGGTGCACGACGTGCTGGTAGCGGTCGGTGACCATCGCGCCGCGCTTGTTCCAGCGGCGCCGTCCGATGATGTGCACGGTGTCGGCGAGGAACGCGTTGGCGCTGCGCACGATCGAGCCGATGTTCATGTCGTGCTGCCAGTTCTCGATCGCGACATGGAACGGATGCCGCTGCGTGTCGAGATCCGCGACGATGGCCTCCATCCGCCAGTAGCGGTAGCGATCGATCACGTTGCGCGTGTCGCCGCCCTCCAGCAGTTCGGGGTCGTACTGCTCCCCCTCGGGCCAGGCCTCCGCGCCGCCCGGCCAGGGCCCCACGCCGTGCGTGGTGCGCTCGGGCGTGCTGCTCTCGGGCGTCTGCTCTTCCATCCCGCCAGGCTATCCGGACGGATCGCAGAATAATTTTTAGGCACACCGAAATATCCGCTAAGATTTCGGCATGCCTAAAAATTCCGAGCTCGCCGAGGCGCCCGTGACCCGCACCGCCCCACCCCGCAGTCTGTGGCTGCTCGGTCCCGCCCTGGTCGCGGGCGTGGCCTACCTCGACCCGGGCAACGTCGCCAGCAACATGACCGCCGGCGCGCAGTACGGTTACCTGCTGGTCTGGGTCGTCGTGGCGGGCAACGTGATGGCGTGGCTCATCCAGTACCTCTCCGCGAAGCTGGGCGTGGTCACGGGGCAGAGCCTTCCCGAGTTGCTCGGCTCGCGCCTCAAGAATCGATGGGCGCGACGCTCCTACTGGTTGCAGGCCGAGCTCGTGGCCATGGCGACCGACCTCGCCGAGGTGATCGGTGGCGCGGTCGCCCTGAACCTGCTGTTCAACGTGCCGCTCCTGCTCGGCGGAGTCATCACGGGGGCCGTGTCGATGATCCTGCTCGCCGTGCAGAGCCGCCGCGGACCGAAGCCGTTCGAGTTCGTGATCATCGCCCTGATGGCGATCATCACCATCGGTTTCGTCGCGGGCGTCTTCGTCGCGCCGCCCGACCCGGCGGGGGTGGTGGGTGGCCTGATGCCGCGCTTCGAGGACACCGGGTCGGTGCTGCTCGCGGCATCCATCCTCGGTGCCACGATCATGCCGCACGCGATCTACGCCCACTCCTCCCTCTCCCGCGACCGCTTCGGCGCCAGGACCTCGCACGCCGGCGACGAGGCCGTGCGCACCGAGACCTCCCGCATCCGACGGCTGCTCACCGCCACCCGGTGGGACGTGTCGATCGCGATGCTCATCGCGGGGTCGGTGAACCTGGCGATCCTACTGCTGGCGGCGGCGAACCTCGCCGGCGTCGAGGGCACCGACTCGCTCGAGGGAGCGCACGCGGCACTGGCCGCCGGGCTCGGGCCCGTCGTCGCGACGTTCTTCGCGGTGGGCCTCCTCGCCTCGGGGCTCGCCTCGACCTCGGTCGGTGCGTACGCCGGAGCCGAGATCATGCACGGGCTGCTGCATGTGCGCATCCCGCTGCTCGCCCGCCGACTGGTGACACTGATCCCCGCCCTCGTGATCCTCGGCATCGGCGTCGA
The sequence above is drawn from the Candidatus Microbacterium colombiense genome and encodes:
- a CDS encoding TrmH family RNA methyltransferase, translated to MEEQTPESSTPERTTHGVGPWPGGAEAWPEGEQYDPELLEGGDTRNVIDRYRYWRMEAIVADLDTQRHPFHVAIENWQHDMNIGSIVRSANAFLADTVHIIGRRRWNKRGAMVTDRYQHVVHHDDVETFAAWAASEGIPIIAVDNVEGSVPVDHADLPERCVLLFGQEGPGLSAEALAAASGHVEITQYGSTRSINASAAAAVIMYEWCRRFAR
- a CDS encoding Nramp family divalent metal transporter translates to MPKNSELAEAPVTRTAPPRSLWLLGPALVAGVAYLDPGNVASNMTAGAQYGYLLVWVVVAGNVMAWLIQYLSAKLGVVTGQSLPELLGSRLKNRWARRSYWLQAELVAMATDLAEVIGGAVALNLLFNVPLLLGGVITGAVSMILLAVQSRRGPKPFEFVIIALMAIITIGFVAGVFVAPPDPAGVVGGLMPRFEDTGSVLLAASILGATIMPHAIYAHSSLSRDRFGARTSHAGDEAVRTETSRIRRLLTATRWDVSIAMLIAGSVNLAILLLAAANLAGVEGTDSLEGAHAALAAGLGPVVATFFAVGLLASGLASTSVGAYAGAEIMHGLLHVRIPLLARRLVTLIPALVILGIGVDPTLALVLSQVVLSFGIPFALIPLVALTAQRRTLGVWANRAWTTAAGIIASVLLIALNAALLWLVLTGA